Proteins encoded together in one uncultured Desulfosarcina sp. window:
- a CDS encoding TolC family protein — protein MRKTFLYPAIAFLCLFLAVSPAIEAAAEYSAVNSEEPTDWSHIDTLDLATAVEIALADNPGLDAASARVRQAKAQVDQARSAYWPRLDANAGGARVDLSENTYQENLAMARLLSPRATIDNPEGYYNADLTASWTLFDGFERKFATAAARHGEQSSKAGLDDARRLLISAVALSYFSAQLALENIAIARADEQFNQRQLSDAEARERVGTGSLSDVLNFQVRMNQAKTSRINEEYRYNTALYGLAALLGLPGSRLPGHVRLASLTPETQSELGEPLVEDLIATAMDRRPDIQQARWQIKQVDAQVKIAQSDYYPSVIVSGGLEGERADDPEFGRDDFGNRVQVGLSYNLFAGGLTRAKVRETRHRKVELEKNLEDLVLSAAADIRSSAALVTSAQTQVKLQRENAALVQRTRDLVEKEYNAGQGSLVRLNEAQKDLTTAQSNLALALVGLRQAWVELETRTGNIVAAYGPAETP, from the coding sequence ATGAGAAAAACCTTCCTTTACCCGGCCATTGCTTTTCTCTGCCTCTTTCTTGCGGTTAGCCCGGCCATAGAAGCGGCCGCTGAATATTCTGCGGTTAACAGCGAAGAACCGACGGACTGGAGCCACATCGACACCCTGGATCTGGCCACTGCCGTCGAGATCGCGCTGGCGGACAATCCCGGTCTCGATGCCGCTTCGGCCCGCGTTCGCCAGGCCAAGGCGCAGGTGGACCAGGCCCGCTCCGCCTACTGGCCCCGCCTGGATGCCAACGCCGGCGGCGCCCGGGTCGACCTTTCCGAAAACACCTACCAGGAGAATCTTGCAATGGCACGGCTCCTGAGTCCTCGGGCCACCATCGATAATCCCGAGGGTTACTACAATGCCGACCTGACCGCCTCCTGGACCCTGTTTGACGGCTTCGAACGCAAATTCGCCACCGCAGCGGCACGCCATGGCGAACAATCCAGCAAGGCGGGCCTGGACGATGCCAGACGTCTGTTGATCTCTGCCGTGGCGCTATCCTATTTCTCGGCCCAACTCGCGCTGGAGAACATCGCTATCGCCAGGGCCGACGAACAGTTCAACCAGCGGCAGCTCAGCGATGCAGAGGCCCGCGAGCGGGTGGGCACCGGTTCGCTGAGTGATGTGCTCAATTTCCAGGTGCGCATGAACCAGGCCAAAACCAGCCGGATCAACGAGGAGTATCGGTACAATACCGCATTGTACGGGCTGGCCGCCCTGCTGGGGCTGCCCGGCTCCCGGTTGCCGGGGCATGTACGGCTGGCCAGCCTGACTCCGGAAACGCAATCGGAGCTTGGCGAGCCTCTGGTGGAAGACTTGATTGCCACGGCCATGGACCGTCGCCCGGACATTCAACAGGCCCGCTGGCAGATCAAACAGGTGGACGCGCAGGTAAAAATCGCCCAGTCCGACTACTACCCCTCGGTTATTGTGTCGGGTGGCCTGGAAGGGGAACGGGCCGATGATCCGGAATTCGGCCGTGACGATTTCGGAAACCGCGTCCAGGTCGGACTTTCCTACAACCTGTTTGCCGGCGGTCTCACCCGCGCAAAGGTCCGGGAAACCCGCCACCGCAAGGTGGAGCTGGAAAAAAATCTGGAAGACTTGGTCCTTTCCGCCGCCGCGGACATCCGCAGTTCCGCAGCCCTGGTAACCTCCGCCCAAACCCAGGTAAAACTTCAGCGGGAAAACGCGGCGCTGGTTCAACGCACGCGGGATCTGGTGGAAAAGGAATACAATGCCGGCCAGGGCTCCCTGGTGCGTCTCAATGAAGCCCAGAAAGACCTGACCACGGCGCAGAGCAACCTGGCCCTCGCGTTGGTGGGCCTGCGCCAGGCCTGGGTCGAACTGGAAACCCGCACGGGTAATATCGTCGCTGCATACGGGCCTGCCGAAACCCCATAA
- a CDS encoding efflux RND transporter permease subunit: MKQMLAAFARNTVFANIVLVLIFVAGYIATASMIRETFPEFSLDMITIAVPYPGADPEEVEEGISRKIEEAIEGIEGIKQYTTESAEGQGTATIEVQEDYAVDDVLERVRTRVNAISTFPVDAEKPVISELLLKDLVALVYLSGDMSERRIKEWSEQVKDEIQQLPDISQVETFGARDYEIAIEVSEEKLREYGITFDDVAGAVRRSNLNLAGGTIRTREEEIRVRTMGRKYTGAELASIVVLARPEGDVITLDRLAEIDDGFTEDPIAATIDGEPAVLLIVYKTPEEDALKISKTVNAYIAAKQQQVPEGANIRMLYDNTEMLRQRIDLLLKNGIIGLSIVFLLLWCFLNTRLSFWAGMGIPISIAGALMILWGMGGTINMISLFGLIMVLGIVVDDAIVVGEAIFVHRKQGKPALKAAVDGVSEVGMPVVAAVLTTIVAFIPLFYVGGIMGKFISILPAVVIACLVVSLVECLFLLPAHLSHLPDPNRSPAKGHRLVRQLSRVQEATSRWMEQFVARIYLPFLSKALHWRYISLATAMAVLMLTIGLVQSGIIKFEVFSKMDGFVMTATAEFPSGTPPDVTRRAIAQIEAALMRLEKTHPTRSGDPLVKNRLTLVGQTLSDIPDIGPNYGSVQAIMLDSEHRGIHSEDLMVAWEKEIGILPGIKSLTFTGMEAGPPGDPIEVWLQGHDMSVILAAADDLMSRLRQFDGVYQIRSDFSPGKNEMRLALKPEARTLGLTVEDLARQVYAGYYGDEALRLQRGRDDVRVKVRYTADERSRISDFEQVRIRTAGGFEVPLMSVADVSYAPGYSTITRTDGMRRVAVSAGVDTKKANANEIFAELSANYFPELKKRYPGLYVALQGEQKKMRESFGSLEIGFPLAVLAIFIIIATMFRSYAQPFVIMFTVPFGIIGAVLGHLVLGYDLSIMSMFGMVALTGVVVNDAIVLIERINGNLACGMPFFDAILQGGVRRFRAIFLTTLSTVGGLAPLIMETDFQAKFLIPMALSIAAGVAFATVLTLVLIPSLLAILNDLRLVVHRVRHGQWPRRLEVEPARNRHVDPLVEDPKGVRSPSVDVCN; this comes from the coding sequence ATGAAACAGATGCTTGCCGCCTTTGCCCGCAACACGGTCTTCGCCAATATCGTTCTGGTGCTGATCTTTGTTGCCGGCTATATCGCCACAGCCAGCATGATCCGCGAGACCTTTCCGGAGTTCTCCCTGGATATGATCACCATTGCGGTGCCCTACCCCGGAGCGGACCCGGAAGAGGTGGAGGAAGGGATCAGCCGCAAGATCGAAGAGGCCATCGAGGGAATCGAGGGCATCAAGCAGTACACCACCGAATCCGCCGAGGGACAGGGCACGGCCACCATCGAAGTCCAGGAGGACTACGCTGTGGACGATGTGCTCGAGCGGGTGCGCACCAGGGTCAACGCGATCTCCACATTCCCTGTGGATGCGGAAAAACCGGTGATCAGCGAACTCCTCCTCAAAGACCTGGTGGCCTTGGTCTACCTGTCCGGCGACATGTCCGAGCGCCGCATCAAGGAGTGGTCCGAACAGGTCAAAGACGAAATCCAGCAACTGCCCGATATCTCCCAGGTGGAAACCTTCGGGGCGCGCGATTACGAAATTGCCATCGAGGTTTCCGAAGAGAAGTTGCGGGAGTATGGGATTACCTTTGACGATGTGGCCGGTGCGGTTCGCCGCAGCAACCTGAACCTGGCCGGCGGCACCATCCGCACCCGTGAAGAAGAGATCCGCGTGCGCACCATGGGCCGGAAATACACCGGCGCGGAACTGGCCTCCATCGTGGTCCTGGCCCGTCCGGAAGGTGATGTGATCACCCTGGACCGCCTGGCCGAAATCGATGACGGGTTTACCGAGGATCCCATTGCCGCCACAATCGACGGAGAACCGGCGGTACTTTTAATCGTCTACAAAACCCCGGAAGAAGATGCCCTGAAAATTTCCAAAACCGTCAACGCGTACATCGCGGCCAAACAGCAACAGGTGCCCGAAGGCGCCAACATCCGGATGCTCTATGACAATACCGAGATGCTGCGCCAGCGCATCGATCTTCTCCTTAAAAACGGCATCATCGGCCTTTCCATCGTCTTTCTCCTGCTGTGGTGTTTTCTCAACACCCGTCTCTCCTTCTGGGCCGGCATGGGCATTCCTATCTCCATCGCCGGCGCCCTGATGATTCTCTGGGGCATGGGCGGCACGATCAACATGATTTCGCTTTTCGGGTTGATCATGGTGCTGGGGATTGTCGTGGACGACGCCATCGTCGTGGGCGAAGCCATTTTCGTGCATCGCAAACAGGGCAAGCCGGCCCTGAAGGCCGCCGTCGACGGGGTCAGCGAGGTGGGCATGCCGGTGGTGGCCGCCGTGCTGACCACCATCGTGGCCTTCATTCCCCTGTTTTACGTGGGCGGCATCATGGGGAAATTCATCTCCATCCTGCCGGCCGTGGTGATCGCCTGCCTGGTGGTCTCCCTGGTGGAGTGCCTGTTCCTGCTCCCGGCCCACTTGAGCCACCTGCCCGATCCCAATCGGTCCCCGGCCAAGGGGCATCGACTGGTAAGACAGCTGTCCCGGGTCCAGGAAGCGACCTCCCGCTGGATGGAGCAATTCGTCGCCCGGATCTATCTGCCATTTTTGAGCAAAGCCTTGCACTGGCGCTACATTTCGTTGGCCACGGCCATGGCGGTCCTGATGCTCACCATCGGCCTGGTGCAAAGCGGCATCATCAAATTCGAGGTTTTCTCCAAGATGGACGGATTCGTTATGACCGCGACGGCGGAATTTCCCAGCGGTACGCCACCGGATGTCACCCGGCGGGCCATCGCCCAGATCGAAGCGGCCCTGATGCGCCTGGAGAAGACCCATCCGACGCGCAGTGGAGACCCCCTGGTCAAAAACCGCCTGACCCTGGTGGGCCAGACTTTGAGCGATATCCCCGACATCGGCCCCAACTACGGATCGGTGCAGGCAATTATGCTGGATTCCGAACATCGCGGTATCCATTCCGAAGACCTGATGGTGGCCTGGGAAAAAGAGATCGGCATTCTGCCCGGCATCAAATCGTTGACCTTTACCGGCATGGAAGCCGGTCCGCCGGGCGATCCCATCGAGGTGTGGCTGCAGGGCCATGACATGAGCGTCATTCTGGCCGCGGCCGACGACCTGATGAGCCGACTGCGCCAATTCGACGGTGTCTACCAGATCCGCAGCGACTTTTCGCCGGGTAAAAACGAGATGCGCCTTGCCCTGAAACCGGAAGCCCGTACCCTGGGCCTGACCGTGGAGGATCTGGCCCGGCAGGTTTATGCCGGCTATTACGGTGACGAAGCCCTGCGGTTGCAGCGCGGCCGCGACGACGTTCGCGTCAAGGTACGCTACACGGCCGACGAGCGCAGCCGGATCTCGGACTTCGAACAGGTGCGCATCCGCACCGCCGGCGGTTTTGAGGTGCCGCTCATGTCCGTGGCCGATGTCAGCTATGCGCCCGGCTACTCGACCATCACCCGCACCGACGGCATGCGCCGGGTCGCGGTGAGTGCCGGTGTGGACACCAAGAAAGCCAATGCCAACGAAATCTTCGCCGAACTGTCGGCCAACTATTTTCCGGAATTGAAAAAACGCTATCCGGGCCTTTACGTGGCCCTTCAGGGCGAGCAGAAAAAGATGCGCGAATCCTTCGGCAGCCTCGAAATCGGTTTTCCCTTGGCGGTCCTGGCCATCTTCATCATCATCGCCACCATGTTCCGCTCCTATGCCCAGCCCTTCGTGATCATGTTCACCGTGCCTTTCGGCATCATCGGGGCGGTCCTCGGCCACCTGGTGCTGGGGTATGACCTGTCCATAATGAGCATGTTCGGCATGGTGGCGTTAACCGGTGTGGTGGTCAATGACGCCATCGTGCTGATCGAACGCATCAACGGGAACCTGGCTTGCGGCATGCCCTTTTTCGACGCCATCCTGCAGGGCGGCGTGCGGCGGTTTCGGGCCATTTTTCTCACGACCTTGAGTACCGTGGGCGGCCTGGCGCCGTTGATCATGGAAACCGACTTTCAGGCCAAATTTCTCATCCCCATGGCGCTTTCCATTGCCGCCGGCGTGGCCTTTGCCACCGTTCTGACCCTGGTGCTCATACCCAGCCTGCTGGCCATTTTGAACGACCTGCGGCTGGTCGTGCATCGCGTCCGACACGGCCAGTGGCCCCGGCGTCTGGAGGTGGAACCGGCCAGAAATCGACATGTCGATCCGCTGGTCGAAGACCCGAAAGGGGTCCGCTCGCCTTCCGTGGACGTCTGTAATTAG
- a CDS encoding HlyD family efflux transporter periplasmic adaptor subunit gives METNAINRPKKHVVVRIVICTLILLIGWVGMQGLASLKQPPAEAKSEERAIKVETITAQSRDYPVVITGYGQARVVTEVDLAPEISGKVIHVHPHLKTGQVIPAGEILFRIDPADYEAGLREGKAGVSQWQNAVARLKKQLAIDTQRLKTLQRSAQLAETEFDRVKRLYEVDRVGTRSGVDQAELAYNSALDQADQMEQAVSLYPLQIKEAESSLVSAKARLTVAAANLSRSTVKAPFDARIKTVALEAGQFVSPGQHVLTLADDSLLEIQVPLDSRDARKWLQFEETPGETQTAAWFGKLKPVDCTIRWTEDKNGSFWKGSLHRVVKFDQQTRTLTVAVRISGQAARDGGSRSLPLVEGMFCQVDIPGQTMKQVVRLPRQAVSFENKAYLATAANRLKTVDVAVARIEGEHVYVSRGISPGDRVIVTRLIDPLENSLLEFVDTADKESAS, from the coding sequence ATGGAAACCAACGCAATCAACCGACCGAAAAAGCATGTCGTGGTCCGCATTGTCATTTGCACCCTGATTCTACTTATCGGATGGGTGGGAATGCAGGGACTGGCCAGCTTGAAGCAGCCCCCTGCCGAGGCCAAAAGCGAAGAACGGGCGATCAAGGTTGAGACCATCACCGCACAATCCCGGGATTATCCGGTCGTCATCACCGGCTATGGGCAGGCCCGGGTGGTCACCGAGGTGGACCTTGCACCGGAAATTTCCGGCAAGGTGATCCATGTCCATCCCCATCTGAAAACCGGGCAGGTCATCCCCGCCGGAGAGATCCTGTTTCGGATCGATCCCGCCGACTACGAAGCCGGCCTCCGGGAAGGCAAGGCAGGGGTCTCCCAGTGGCAGAATGCGGTGGCGCGGCTGAAAAAACAGCTGGCCATCGATACCCAACGGCTGAAAACCCTGCAGCGCAGCGCCCAACTGGCCGAAACCGAGTTCGATCGGGTCAAACGGTTGTACGAAGTGGACCGGGTCGGCACCCGCTCCGGCGTGGATCAGGCCGAACTGGCCTACAACAGCGCTCTGGATCAGGCGGACCAGATGGAACAGGCGGTAAGCCTCTACCCGCTTCAGATCAAGGAGGCCGAAAGCAGCCTGGTGTCGGCAAAGGCACGTCTCACGGTGGCGGCGGCCAACCTCTCCCGATCCACGGTGAAGGCGCCTTTCGACGCCCGCATCAAGACGGTTGCCCTGGAGGCCGGACAGTTTGTCTCTCCCGGCCAGCACGTGCTGACCCTGGCCGATGACAGCCTGCTGGAAATCCAGGTTCCCCTGGACAGCCGCGACGCCCGCAAGTGGCTGCAGTTCGAGGAGACACCAGGGGAAACGCAAACCGCGGCCTGGTTCGGCAAGTTGAAACCGGTGGATTGCACCATCCGCTGGACCGAGGACAAAAACGGATCTTTCTGGAAGGGAAGTCTCCACCGCGTCGTTAAATTCGACCAGCAGACACGCACCTTGACCGTAGCGGTGAGAATTTCCGGACAGGCGGCCAGGGACGGCGGCAGCCGCTCCCTGCCCCTGGTGGAAGGAATGTTCTGCCAGGTCGACATCCCCGGGCAGACCATGAAACAGGTCGTCCGGCTTCCCCGTCAGGCGGTCAGCTTCGAAAACAAGGCCTACCTGGCAACCGCCGCAAACCGCCTGAAAACGGTGGACGTGGCCGTTGCACGCATCGAGGGAGAACATGTCTATGTCAGCCGGGGAATCAGCCCCGGCGACAGGGTGATCGTCACCCGGCTTATCGATCCCCTGGAAAACAGCCTGCTGGAATTTGTCGACACGGCTGACAAGGAGTCGGCCTCATGA
- a CDS encoding MarR family transcriptional regulator — translation MTDPATLASARYIFTTGRKVHDLVQQTITAACMAESDNRRFGDLSSSQMNMVLMIRVREAVSVTQLASLLSVSPPSVSTMVDRLVERGLLTRTPSSKDRRRVVIRVSPEAIEEISRVEEKVLDAFVKLVEAVGPETTQMWCEVLNRIKDVLEKDNHHST, via the coding sequence ATGACAGATCCCGCTACCCTGGCAAGCGCCCGCTACATCTTCACCACCGGACGGAAAGTTCACGACCTGGTGCAGCAGACCATTACGGCAGCCTGCATGGCGGAAAGCGACAACCGCCGCTTTGGCGATCTGTCCTCCTCACAGATGAACATGGTCCTGATGATCCGGGTTCGCGAAGCGGTGTCGGTGACCCAGTTGGCCTCGCTGTTGAGCGTATCACCGCCTTCGGTGTCCACCATGGTGGATCGGCTGGTGGAGCGGGGGCTTTTGACCCGCACGCCCAGCAGCAAGGATCGCCGCAGAGTCGTCATTCGGGTATCGCCGGAAGCCATCGAAGAAATCAGCCGGGTCGAGGAAAAAGTACTGGACGCTTTCGTGAAGCTGGTGGAGGCGGTCGGGCCGGAAACCACTCAAATGTGGTGCGAAGTGCTGAATCGGATCAAGGACGTACTGGAAAAAGACAACCATCATTCAACCTGA
- a CDS encoding MinD/ParA family protein produces the protein MSPKKKMPLTLCVTSGKGGVGKTSFTVNFALALTRNDSRVLVVDGDMGLANVDVLLRLSVKHNIRDALESGADPRQALIFARPNLAVLPGCSGVPEMVSLGGKQQDRLADFIKSVSADFDYVLIDTAAGIGSSVLWYNRYSDHNIFILSPDPTSMTDAYALIKLLSRDYGIGRFNLVLNFVRGAREGSHTVDTIKRVTQRFLKLELAHLGSIPEDRAVRQAVLDQLPFIEQTPGSKAARAIHEMAQRVHTLL, from the coding sequence ATGTCCCCGAAAAAAAAGATGCCGCTGACGCTTTGCGTGACCAGCGGTAAAGGCGGTGTGGGCAAAACCAGTTTTACGGTCAATTTCGCCCTGGCCCTCACCCGGAATGACAGCCGTGTTCTTGTAGTGGACGGCGACATGGGGTTGGCCAATGTGGATGTTCTGCTGCGTCTGTCCGTCAAGCACAATATCCGGGATGCTCTGGAAAGCGGCGCCGACCCGCGCCAGGCATTGATCTTCGCCCGTCCCAACCTGGCCGTTCTGCCGGGCTGCTCCGGCGTTCCCGAGATGGTTTCGCTGGGCGGCAAGCAGCAGGACCGGCTGGCCGATTTCATCAAATCGGTCTCGGCGGATTTCGATTACGTTCTGATCGATACTGCTGCGGGCATCGGCTCTTCGGTACTGTGGTACAATCGGTATTCGGACCATAACATTTTTATTCTGAGTCCGGACCCCACCTCCATGACCGATGCCTATGCCCTGATCAAGCTCCTTTCCAGGGATTACGGAATCGGCCGGTTCAACCTGGTACTCAATTTCGTTCGCGGCGCACGCGAAGGCAGCCATACCGTAGATACGATCAAGCGGGTGACGCAGCGATTTCTCAAACTGGAGCTTGCCCACCTGGGCAGCATTCCGGAAGACAGGGCCGTTCGCCAGGCGGTGCTCGATCAGTTGCCCTTCATCGAGCAGACACCGGGCAGCAAAGCGGCCCGGGCCATACACGAAATGGCGCAACGGGTTCATACATTACTCTGA
- a CDS encoding histidine kinase dimerization/phosphoacceptor domain -containing protein, with the protein MIIERAIYPRSLRAGGGFCWVTAIAAGSPAFAAKGVGDGAAPNLLWVAIWLALLMALVLVGYLRQNRMVKSKTAELRRELFERQMAEKELLASEQQLRQSLTEKESLLKEIHHRVKNNLQIVSSLLYLQEEYMQDAKGVEILRESQNRVKSMALIHEQLYGTADLAKIDFGRYIQGLAANLFDAYGIEPARIRLDVRADDISLGVDMAVPCGLIINELVSNVLKHAFPSQKAGTIEIAVTMLRGGRMEIVVADDGIGLAVPPGDAEKRTLGLRLVDTLVTQLDGTVDIQTDHGTRFGIMLNAPGQTNKEQQNDTGDDSGSGR; encoded by the coding sequence ATGATCATCGAACGAGCCATTTATCCCCGCAGCCTCCGGGCTGGCGGCGGTTTTTGCTGGGTCACGGCCATTGCCGCCGGATCGCCGGCGTTTGCCGCGAAAGGCGTCGGCGACGGTGCGGCGCCGAATCTTTTATGGGTCGCCATTTGGCTGGCACTGCTGATGGCGCTGGTTCTGGTGGGCTATCTGAGGCAGAATCGGATGGTCAAAAGCAAAACCGCCGAACTGCGGCGGGAGCTTTTCGAACGTCAGATGGCCGAAAAGGAGCTTTTGGCATCCGAGCAGCAACTGCGGCAGTCGCTGACGGAAAAGGAATCGCTGCTCAAGGAGATTCACCACCGGGTGAAAAACAACCTGCAGATCGTCTCCAGTCTGCTGTACCTGCAGGAAGAGTACATGCAGGATGCCAAGGGCGTGGAGATTCTGCGCGAAAGCCAGAACCGGGTCAAATCCATGGCCCTGATTCATGAGCAGCTATACGGAACGGCGGATCTGGCGAAAATCGATTTCGGCCGCTATATTCAGGGACTGGCCGCCAACCTGTTCGATGCCTACGGAATCGAGCCTGCGCGCATCCGGCTCGATGTCCGCGCCGACGACATCTCTTTGGGGGTGGACATGGCGGTACCCTGCGGATTGATCATCAACGAGCTGGTCTCCAATGTACTCAAGCACGCCTTTCCGTCCCAAAAGGCGGGAACGATCGAGATTGCCGTTACCATGTTGCGCGGCGGCCGGATGGAGATCGTGGTGGCCGACGACGGCATCGGTCTGGCCGTGCCCCCTGGCGATGCGGAAAAGAGAACCCTGGGTCTGCGGCTCGTGGACACGCTTGTGACCCAGCTTGACGGCACAGTGGATATACAGACCGATCACGGCACCCGTTTCGGCATCATGCTGAACGCACCCGGGCAAACCAACAAGGAGCAGCAAAATGACACCGGCGACGATTCTGGTAGTGGAAGATGA
- a CDS encoding response regulator, protein MTPATILVVEDEGIVAQEIKSRLEKSGYTVCAVAHDGKTAVAHAGEKKPDLVLMDIRLKGEMDGIEAAGIIGERFGIPVVYLTAYTDPDTLERAKVKDPFGYVVKPFETRSLIVSIEIALHRHRSEAERIYREKLQAVLETAGAICHEMNQPMMAISGHTELLMDTLDPGDPVYQKIEKIKSQVERMSAITQKLMGITRYETKDYVQGERIVDIEKSSFTFD, encoded by the coding sequence ATGACACCGGCGACGATTCTGGTAGTGGAAGATGAAGGTATTGTAGCTCAGGAGATCAAAAGCCGTCTGGAAAAATCCGGGTATACCGTATGCGCCGTCGCCCATGACGGCAAAACCGCCGTCGCCCATGCCGGCGAAAAGAAGCCGGACCTGGTTCTCATGGACATCCGGCTCAAAGGCGAGATGGACGGCATCGAAGCGGCGGGAATCATCGGCGAGCGCTTCGGTATCCCCGTGGTCTATCTCACCGCTTACACGGACCCCGATACCCTGGAGCGGGCCAAGGTCAAGGATCCTTTCGGATATGTGGTCAAACCTTTCGAGACCCGCAGCCTGATCGTTTCCATCGAGATCGCCCTGCACCGCCACCGCAGCGAAGCCGAGCGCATTTACCGGGAAAAGCTCCAGGCCGTACTGGAAACCGCCGGGGCGATCTGCCATGAAATGAACCAGCCCATGATGGCCATCTCCGGCCACACGGAACTGCTCATGGACACTCTTGACCCCGGCGACCCCGTCTATCAGAAAATCGAGAAGATCAAATCCCAGGTGGAGCGCATGAGCGCCATTACCCAGAAACTCATGGGCATCACCCGGTACGAAACCAAGGACTACGTCCAGGGGGAGCGTATCGTGGATATTGAAAAGTCGTCGTTTACCTTTGATTAG
- a CDS encoding NAD(P)-dependent oxidoreductase, which produces MSSAGKFHRLLVTGASGFLGWHICRLAAADWSVYGVGCRHRVTVAGITPVTGDLTDSGFLATLFDRIRPQAVIHAAAASDPAFCEGHIDEARRINVTATESLAGQCARSKIPFVFTSTDLVFDGTRPPYSEDDAMTPISAYGRQKAEAEHRVTACWPEALICRMPLMIGLSGGFRGTFSLDMLKTIEMGASMNLFADEFRTPVDGQSAAAGILTMMGKAAGIIHLGGRRRISRYDMGCRLAAIMGREDANIHPVSIKDVATAAPRPPDVSLNSQRAYRLGYDPADLDLSLEKMVNAFRKGRS; this is translated from the coding sequence ATGTCGTCTGCAGGTAAATTTCATCGACTGCTGGTCACAGGTGCCAGCGGATTTCTCGGATGGCACATCTGCCGCCTGGCCGCCGCCGACTGGTCCGTCTACGGCGTCGGCTGCCGTCATCGGGTGACTGTTGCCGGCATAACTCCTGTAACGGGCGATTTGACCGACAGCGGTTTTCTGGCCACCCTTTTTGATCGCATTCGCCCTCAGGCCGTAATCCACGCCGCGGCGGCAAGCGACCCAGCCTTTTGTGAAGGCCACATCGACGAAGCCCGGCGGATCAATGTCACGGCAACGGAAAGCCTGGCCGGCCAATGCGCGCGATCGAAAATTCCCTTTGTGTTCACCTCCACGGACCTGGTATTCGACGGCACCCGTCCGCCATACAGCGAAGACGACGCCATGACCCCCATATCCGCCTACGGCCGGCAGAAAGCCGAAGCGGAGCATCGCGTGACAGCCTGCTGGCCCGAGGCGCTGATCTGCCGGATGCCCTTGATGATCGGCCTATCCGGCGGTTTTCGCGGCACCTTCAGTTTGGACATGCTCAAGACCATCGAGATGGGGGCTTCCATGAATCTTTTCGCGGATGAATTTCGGACGCCGGTGGATGGGCAAAGCGCAGCCGCCGGAATTCTCACCATGATGGGAAAAGCCGCCGGAATCATTCATCTGGGGGGCCGCCGCCGGATTTCCCGCTACGATATGGGTTGTCGACTGGCGGCCATCATGGGTCGTGAGGACGCCAACATTCACCCTGTCTCCATTAAGGATGTGGCCACAGCGGCACCCCGTCCACCGGATGTTTCCTTGAACAGCCAGCGTGCGTACCGCCTGGGATACGATCCGGCGGATCTGGATCTTTCGCTGGAAAAAATGGTCAACGCCTTTCGAAAGGGGCGGTCATGA
- a CDS encoding tetratricopeptide repeat protein, whose product MEKRTMKKILAVIMLLAASGICACAATPKATSTVDRSEQGDQELKRGMYWYHRGCSRKALDHFQVAYEYFSLHDQPQGVARSLIGLAHLHRLADNRENAILFYDAALTAARRCGDQTVTARALSGKAALLIDADDLSGAEALLDEAQLISTKNGSVSATLLNHRAVLEMKEGHYDEALALLDQADSNAVEADSPAAATIRFTRARVLMRTGHDQQAMALFQQALELDRGAGFSQGVAADLLAIADIYERSGQNENALDCLERSLKIYALMGNRKIVLDHLERLESLAEQVGSDTRVTVHYINQWLAGEAVDVVCR is encoded by the coding sequence ATGGAAAAACGAACGATGAAAAAAATTCTTGCAGTCATCATGCTTCTGGCCGCATCGGGCATTTGCGCCTGTGCCGCCACACCCAAAGCCACGTCTACTGTCGACCGGTCCGAGCAGGGAGATCAGGAATTGAAGCGGGGGATGTACTGGTATCATCGGGGCTGCAGCCGCAAAGCCCTGGATCATTTTCAAGTGGCCTACGAATATTTCAGCCTCCACGACCAGCCGCAAGGTGTGGCCCGCAGCCTCATCGGCCTGGCCCATCTGCATCGGCTGGCAGACAATCGGGAAAATGCCATTTTATTTTACGATGCCGCCCTTACCGCTGCCAGGCGCTGCGGCGACCAGACGGTAACGGCCAGGGCCTTGTCCGGCAAAGCCGCACTGCTCATCGATGCGGACGACCTGTCCGGGGCCGAGGCGCTTTTGGATGAAGCGCAGTTGATTTCCACGAAAAACGGTTCGGTCTCGGCCACGCTCCTCAACCACCGGGCCGTGCTGGAGATGAAGGAGGGGCACTATGACGAGGCCTTGGCCCTTCTGGACCAAGCCGATTCCAACGCTGTCGAAGCAGACTCCCCGGCCGCAGCCACAATCCGCTTTACCCGGGCACGCGTGTTGATGCGAACCGGCCACGATCAGCAGGCCATGGCCCTGTTTCAACAGGCCTTGGAATTGGATCGGGGAGCCGGCTTTTCCCAGGGCGTGGCTGCGGACCTTTTGGCCATAGCCGATATTTACGAACGATCGGGCCAGAATGAGAACGCCCTGGACTGCCTGGAGCGAAGCCTGAAGATTTACGCCCTGATGGGCAATCGAAAAATTGTGCTGGACCATCTGGAGCGTCTGGAATCCCTGGCCGAACAAGTTGGAAGCGATACGAGGGTAACCGTTCATTACATCAATCAGTGGCTGGCGGGTGAAGCGGTCGATGTCGTCTGCAGGTAA